A region from the Deltaproteobacteria bacterium genome encodes:
- a CDS encoding 2-oxoacid:ferredoxin oxidoreductase subunit beta → MSTATAPKLTRKDFASDQDVRWCPGCGDYSILAQVQKIFPELEVPKENVVFISGIGCSSRFPYYMNTYGFHTIHGRAPAIATGLKVSRPDLMVWVVTGDGDALSIGGNHLLHALRRNVDLKILLFNNRIYGLTKGQFSPTSELGKVTKSTPMGSSDHPVNPLLFALGADATFIGRTIDVEAKHQQDMLKRAAAHKGASIIEILQNCNVYNDGAWDALTDKQTKADSQLVLEHGKPMIFGKNKDKGIRLKGMTPEVVTLGDGVSTSDLLVHDETDPVLGFLVSRMAPPQFPTPIGVVRVAQRPSFDELMNRQLTEAQKAGSGDLEKLLHSGDVWTVK, encoded by the coding sequence ATGAGCACGGCAACTGCACCGAAACTTACCCGTAAAGATTTTGCTTCAGATCAGGATGTTCGTTGGTGCCCAGGGTGCGGCGATTATTCGATCCTTGCCCAAGTGCAGAAAATTTTTCCTGAACTTGAGGTACCGAAGGAAAATGTCGTCTTCATCTCCGGAATTGGCTGTTCGAGCCGCTTTCCGTATTACATGAACACCTATGGTTTTCACACCATTCACGGTCGAGCACCGGCGATTGCGACCGGCTTGAAAGTGTCTCGACCTGACCTCATGGTATGGGTGGTAACTGGCGATGGGGACGCGCTCAGCATTGGTGGGAACCATTTGTTACATGCCTTACGGCGCAACGTCGATCTCAAAATTCTGCTATTCAATAACCGCATTTATGGTTTGACCAAGGGACAATTTTCCCCGACCTCAGAACTGGGGAAGGTGACGAAATCGACACCGATGGGCTCCTCTGACCATCCAGTGAATCCGTTGCTGTTTGCGCTCGGAGCTGATGCGACCTTCATTGGCCGTACGATCGACGTCGAAGCCAAACATCAACAAGACATGCTCAAGCGCGCGGCTGCTCATAAAGGTGCGTCGATCATCGAAATCCTCCAGAACTGTAACGTCTATAATGATGGTGCGTGGGATGCTCTCACGGATAAACAGACGAAAGCTGATAGCCAACTTGTCCTAGAGCACGGCAAGCCGATGATCTTTGGCAAAAACAAAGACAAAGGGATTCGGCTCAAAGGTATGACACCGGAGGTCGTTACCCTTGGTGATGGGGTAAGCACTTCAGACCTTCTGGTTCATGACGAGACCGACCCGGTGCTGGGCTTTTTGGTGAGTCGTATGGCGCCGCCGCAGTTTCCCACACCTATTGGCGTTGTCCGCGTCGCTCAACGCCCAAGCTTTGATGAATTGATGAACCGTCAGCTCACTGAGGCGCAGAAAGCTGGCTCCGGTGATTTAGAAAAGCTGCTGCACAGTGGCGACGTGTGGACGGTGAAATAA
- the hscB gene encoding Fe-S protein assembly co-chaperone HscB, translating to MTTVAVLRCWRCAHEHSATLFCPRCSAVQPLPPQTDYFTVFGLPLRPAIDEAGLTQRYYDLSRRLHPDLYQAGTAEEKDASLKNTVLLNRAYRTLRDLITRGQYWLEMQGEALGKENNRVPPTLAALVFEVQEKLAEIRDARAAGDGEVDIATLTEIRADLDGQMQRLRTALVGNLEQWPEPSRSQELLVQLKRLLSEIAYLRTLLRDVEKESEVSWNA from the coding sequence ATGACTACTGTTGCTGTTCTGCGGTGTTGGCGGTGTGCCCATGAGCATTCCGCCACACTCTTCTGCCCGCGCTGCTCTGCCGTTCAACCCCTCCCACCTCAGACCGATTATTTCACTGTTTTTGGCTTACCCCTTCGACCAGCAATCGATGAAGCTGGGCTGACTCAGCGGTATTACGACCTCAGCCGCCGTCTTCATCCTGACCTGTACCAGGCTGGCACTGCAGAAGAAAAAGACGCGAGTCTGAAAAATACGGTTCTTTTGAATCGCGCGTATCGGACCTTGCGGGATCTGATTACGCGTGGTCAATACTGGCTTGAAATGCAAGGCGAAGCCCTCGGGAAGGAGAACAACCGTGTCCCGCCGACGCTTGCTGCCTTGGTGTTCGAGGTACAAGAGAAATTGGCCGAGATCCGTGATGCGCGAGCTGCAGGTGACGGTGAGGTCGATATCGCTACTCTGACGGAAATTCGCGCTGACCTGGATGGACAAATGCAGCGACTCCGTACCGCCTTAGTTGGGAATCTTGAGCAGTGGCCTGAGCCCTCGCGCTCGCAAGAATTACTTGTGCAACTGAAACGGTTATTATCTGAAATTGCTTATTTGCGTACCTTGTTACGTGATGTGGAAAAAGAGAGTGAGGTTTCGTGGAACGCATAG
- the ilvB gene encoding biosynthetic-type acetolactate synthase large subunit — MKTMTGAQIMIESLLAEGVDTIFGYPGGAILPTYDALVQNPALRHILVRHEQGAAHMAEGYARVSGRPGVCLVTSGPGATNTVTGIADAYMDSTPLVVITGQVPTSMIGNDAFQEADLTGITRPCTKHNYLIRNVNDITRVMKEAFYIAGSGRPGPVLVDFPKDVQNATAPFKYPETVDIRGYKPTMKGNERQIEKALEAIEKSEKPLFYVGGGVQWSDAAASLTELVRGLKVPITTTVMALGVFPSSDPLCLGMLGMHGGYWTNMAVQSCDTLIAIGARFDDRVTGRLSDFAPNAKTIIHVDIDPASISKNIKVHIPIVGDIKEVVSTMLKKVKSQEGLAPRQKVWAEWHKQIMQWKEEKPLPYEHAKPEENARPRDVLEEIHTITKGDAIVVTDVGQHQMWTAQMMPFDHPRSWLTSGGLGTMGYGLPAGIGAYFAAPDRPVVVVSGDGSIQMNIQELATAVQYRVPVKVVIMNNYYLGMVRQWQEKFYEGRYSHSYMESMPNFVKLAEAYGAAGFRVEKAKDLSATLKEAFATPGPAMVDVVIPQSEGVFPMVPAGSAMHEMLFA; from the coding sequence ATGAAAACCATGACTGGCGCGCAAATCATGATTGAAAGCCTCCTAGCAGAAGGAGTTGATACCATTTTTGGTTATCCTGGTGGGGCTATCCTTCCGACATACGATGCGTTGGTGCAGAACCCAGCCTTACGTCACATTCTTGTACGTCATGAACAGGGTGCTGCCCATATGGCTGAAGGATATGCGCGCGTGTCTGGCCGCCCAGGGGTTTGTCTGGTGACCTCTGGTCCTGGTGCGACGAATACCGTCACTGGTATCGCCGATGCCTACATGGACTCAACACCGCTGGTGGTGATCACTGGTCAGGTGCCGACCAGTATGATCGGCAACGATGCGTTTCAAGAAGCTGATCTCACGGGGATTACTCGCCCCTGTACAAAGCATAACTACCTTATCCGCAATGTGAACGATATCACGCGGGTGATGAAAGAGGCGTTTTATATTGCTGGGAGTGGCCGCCCGGGTCCGGTGTTAGTTGATTTTCCCAAAGATGTGCAAAATGCGACTGCACCATTCAAGTATCCTGAGACGGTTGACATCCGTGGCTATAAACCAACGATGAAAGGCAATGAGCGTCAGATTGAAAAGGCACTCGAAGCCATCGAGAAATCCGAGAAGCCGCTCTTTTACGTTGGTGGAGGAGTGCAGTGGTCTGATGCCGCTGCGTCACTGACGGAGTTGGTACGCGGGCTCAAGGTGCCGATTACGACCACGGTGATGGCGCTCGGTGTGTTCCCCAGTTCTGATCCTTTGTGTCTCGGGATGTTAGGGATGCACGGTGGCTACTGGACCAACATGGCGGTGCAGAGCTGCGATACGCTGATTGCCATTGGCGCCCGCTTTGATGACCGCGTGACTGGGCGCCTCTCTGACTTTGCTCCCAATGCAAAAACTATCATCCATGTTGACATTGACCCAGCTTCGATCAGTAAAAATATCAAGGTGCATATTCCTATCGTGGGTGACATCAAAGAAGTTGTCAGCACCATGCTGAAGAAGGTGAAAAGCCAAGAGGGCCTGGCTCCTCGCCAGAAAGTCTGGGCGGAGTGGCACAAGCAGATTATGCAGTGGAAAGAAGAGAAGCCACTGCCGTATGAGCATGCGAAGCCTGAGGAGAACGCTCGTCCGCGCGATGTCCTTGAGGAGATCCATACGATTACGAAAGGTGACGCCATTGTGGTCACCGATGTTGGGCAACATCAAATGTGGACGGCGCAGATGATGCCGTTCGATCATCCGCGGTCGTGGCTGACCTCTGGTGGACTTGGAACGATGGGGTATGGGCTACCGGCTGGCATTGGTGCTTATTTTGCTGCTCCCGACCGACCGGTGGTTGTTGTCAGTGGTGATGGTAGCATTCAGATGAACATTCAAGAGCTTGCCACTGCGGTGCAATATAGAGTCCCAGTAAAAGTCGTCATTATGAACAACTACTACCTGGGCATGGTGCGCCAATGGCAAGAGAAATTTTATGAAGGACGTTATTCGCACTCCTACATGGAATCGATGCCGAACTTTGTCAAATTAGCTGAAGCCTACGGTGCGGCGGGATTTCGTGTGGAAAAAGCGAAGGATCTGTCAGCGACATTAAAGGAAGCATTCGCCACCCCAGGGCCGGCGATGGTGGATGTCGTTATTCCGCAAAGTGAAGGTGTGTTCCCGATGGTGCCGGCGGGGAGCGCCATGCACGAGATGCTTTTCGCGTAA
- the iscX gene encoding Fe-S cluster assembly protein IscX: MKLYWDTPEDIAEQLFEAHAEIDPLTVRFTDLHRWIIELEGFADDPKASSEGKLEKIQMTWLELYKEQNE, from the coding sequence ATGAAACTCTACTGGGACACTCCCGAAGATATTGCTGAACAACTTTTCGAAGCTCACGCTGAGATTGACCCACTCACCGTGCGTTTTACTGACTTACATCGTTGGATAATAGAGCTGGAAGGGTTCGCAGATGACCCAAAAGCATCCAGTGAAGGAAAACTAGAAAAAATTCAAATGACCTGGCTAGAACTCTACAAAGAACAAAACGAATGA
- the sppA gene encoding signal peptide peptidase SppA has product MPIRKSLTRRTVLAFLWGKDHLARLFGRTKPYNVVRLELSGALPEEAGLSLTNLWHRTSLDFFSATSLLRWLREDPQVKAVVLTIADLEVGWARLQSLRRSLLALRQAGKLVWVYVAEGGMREYYFASAADKIFLAPAGHLAITGLAAETMFFKGALDKLGVTAQVHRAGRYKSAAEPFTHESMSPANREMLDSLLDDLYGQIVDDIADARRKAKADVRALIDHGLFLAREALAAGLIDHVGYEDEIDTLLEAQLGEVETIELADYQRQYGRTLRRRLLREDHGKIAVVTVDGPIKRGESVDGGEGTHAVGSTSFAADVKEAREDESIAAIVVRITSPGGSGLASDLMWRELVKTSGEKPIVISMGDVAASGGYYLALAGGKVFAEAGTITGSIGVIAGKAVLRDLYTRVGVNKDIITRGKKAALFSDYHEFSPAERERLDFEIQAFYQDFLSKVASCRSLSIEAVEPNAQGRVWSGRQAWSRGLIDEIGGLEEALREAKHRAGFAADQPVMVERFPRPSSVWQLPKLLRRFPRTRLGLPLWWGQERVWAIMPFSLRFL; this is encoded by the coding sequence ATGCCCATACGCAAATCCCTCACCCGTCGTACCGTACTCGCCTTCTTGTGGGGCAAGGATCACCTTGCGCGTTTGTTCGGACGGACGAAGCCGTACAATGTTGTTCGTCTCGAACTGTCTGGCGCTTTACCAGAAGAGGCAGGACTCTCTCTGACCAATCTGTGGCATCGTACGAGCCTTGATTTTTTCTCTGCAACGTCGTTGTTGCGTTGGTTGAGAGAAGATCCGCAGGTGAAAGCTGTCGTGCTGACGATTGCTGACCTCGAAGTGGGATGGGCGCGACTCCAAAGCCTGCGCCGTTCGCTTTTGGCGTTACGTCAGGCAGGAAAACTCGTATGGGTGTACGTTGCCGAAGGTGGCATGCGTGAATACTATTTCGCCAGTGCCGCCGATAAAATCTTCCTCGCTCCTGCTGGGCATCTGGCGATCACTGGGTTGGCGGCAGAGACCATGTTCTTTAAAGGCGCGCTAGATAAACTTGGGGTGACGGCACAAGTCCATCGTGCTGGCCGCTACAAGTCGGCGGCTGAGCCGTTTACGCACGAATCGATGTCGCCAGCCAATCGTGAAATGCTCGATAGCTTGCTTGATGACCTCTATGGCCAGATTGTTGATGACATTGCCGACGCCCGTCGCAAGGCAAAGGCCGATGTGCGCGCACTGATTGATCATGGGTTATTTCTCGCTCGCGAAGCCCTGGCGGCTGGGTTGATCGATCACGTTGGGTACGAGGATGAAATCGATACACTGCTGGAAGCGCAATTGGGCGAGGTCGAAACGATTGAACTTGCGGACTATCAACGCCAGTACGGACGGACGCTCCGACGACGATTACTGCGGGAGGATCATGGAAAGATCGCAGTGGTCACAGTAGATGGTCCGATCAAACGTGGAGAGTCCGTCGATGGTGGTGAGGGAACGCACGCGGTGGGATCGACCTCTTTTGCTGCCGATGTGAAAGAGGCGCGCGAAGATGAGTCGATTGCCGCGATTGTCGTACGCATCACCAGTCCCGGCGGTTCTGGATTAGCGTCTGATCTGATGTGGCGCGAACTGGTCAAAACCAGTGGAGAAAAACCAATAGTGATATCGATGGGCGATGTTGCCGCCTCTGGGGGATATTATCTGGCACTTGCTGGTGGAAAAGTGTTCGCCGAGGCCGGCACCATTACTGGTTCCATTGGCGTGATCGCTGGTAAAGCGGTCTTACGTGATCTGTATACACGTGTTGGCGTGAATAAAGATATTATTACGCGGGGGAAAAAAGCTGCACTCTTTTCAGATTACCATGAGTTTTCCCCAGCTGAACGAGAACGTTTGGATTTTGAGATTCAAGCGTTTTATCAAGACTTCCTCTCCAAAGTCGCTTCTTGTCGCTCGTTAAGTATCGAGGCGGTTGAACCCAATGCCCAAGGCCGAGTTTGGAGCGGGCGACAGGCCTGGTCGCGCGGACTGATTGACGAGATTGGCGGCCTCGAAGAAGCGTTGCGCGAGGCCAAACACCGAGCTGGTTTTGCTGCCGATCAACCCGTTATGGTCGAACGCTTCCCCAGGCCTTCGTCCGTGTGGCAATTGCCAAAACTCCTGCGTCGTTTTCCCCGTACGCGCCTCGGCCTTCCCCTGTGGTGGGGGCAAGAGCGAGTCTGGGCCATTATGCCGTTTTCTCTACGATTTTTATAA
- a CDS encoding 2-oxoacid:acceptor oxidoreductase subunit alpha, which produces MATTPVASALPKQVQERESVVIRFAGDSGDGMQVTGTQFATESVLAGNDIGTLPDFPAEIRAPTGTLYGVSAFQVQFGSRSVYTPGDDLDALVVMNPAALKTNLGDLKQNGVLIVDKEEFNEANLKKADYTTNPLEDGSLAKYQVYPIEITRMTTSALEALNLPNRSVMRSRNFFALGVVSWLYQRPIENTLQWINQRFKRNNEVLEANTRALKGGYDYAENTEIFASSYSVKPAQIAPGTYRNISGNTATALGFVVAAKKAGLPLFLGSYPITPASDVLHELASFKDFGVMTFQAEDEIAGVGSALGAAFGGSIAITTTAGPGMNLKAETIGLATVVELPMVITDIQRSGPSTGMPTKPEQSDLLQALYGRHGDAPIPVVAASTPSDCFFAAFEAVRIAVTYMTPVVLLTDGYLANASEPWLLPKVSDLPEINIQFRTDPQGFFPYLRDENTLARPWVRPGTPGLEHRVGGLEKDYTTGNISYAPANHEQMVRVRFRKVAKITQDIPPTKVHGPERGKLLVIGWGSTYGSITAAVGESQQQGKSVSHVHLRHLNPLPADLGEVMSRFEKVLVVEMNMGQLLRVLRAEYLIDAVGLNKIQGRPFKVSEIITRIDRMLEE; this is translated from the coding sequence ATGGCGACGACCCCAGTAGCTTCTGCGCTACCGAAACAGGTGCAGGAGCGGGAGAGTGTAGTTATCCGTTTCGCTGGTGACTCTGGCGATGGGATGCAAGTGACCGGGACGCAGTTTGCGACTGAGTCGGTGCTGGCTGGCAATGATATTGGTACACTGCCGGATTTCCCCGCAGAAATCCGCGCTCCTACCGGAACCCTGTATGGTGTGAGTGCGTTTCAGGTGCAGTTTGGCAGTCGGAGTGTATACACTCCTGGTGATGATCTTGATGCGCTGGTGGTGATGAACCCAGCCGCGCTAAAGACCAACCTTGGCGATCTGAAACAGAATGGGGTGCTTATTGTTGATAAGGAAGAGTTCAACGAAGCGAACCTGAAGAAAGCCGATTACACTACCAATCCTCTAGAGGATGGATCGCTCGCCAAGTATCAAGTATATCCGATCGAAATCACCAGGATGACAACCTCTGCACTGGAGGCGCTCAACTTGCCGAATCGGTCGGTTATGCGTTCTCGCAACTTCTTTGCCTTGGGGGTAGTGTCCTGGCTCTATCAACGACCGATTGAAAATACTTTGCAGTGGATCAACCAACGCTTCAAGCGCAATAATGAAGTCCTCGAAGCGAATACACGAGCACTCAAAGGCGGCTACGATTACGCCGAGAATACTGAAATTTTTGCTTCGTCGTATTCAGTCAAACCTGCGCAAATTGCGCCAGGGACCTATCGTAATATCTCAGGCAATACGGCAACAGCCCTCGGGTTCGTGGTGGCCGCGAAGAAAGCCGGTCTGCCTTTGTTCTTAGGCAGTTATCCCATCACCCCAGCGAGTGATGTCCTGCATGAACTTGCGTCCTTCAAAGATTTCGGCGTCATGACATTTCAGGCCGAAGACGAAATTGCCGGGGTCGGCTCAGCGTTGGGAGCGGCGTTTGGTGGGTCAATCGCGATCACCACGACCGCTGGTCCAGGCATGAACCTGAAAGCTGAGACCATTGGTTTGGCGACAGTTGTCGAACTCCCCATGGTCATTACTGACATTCAGCGGTCAGGGCCGAGTACTGGTATGCCGACGAAGCCTGAACAGTCGGATCTCTTACAGGCGTTGTATGGTCGGCATGGCGACGCACCAATTCCTGTTGTTGCGGCATCGACTCCTTCGGATTGTTTCTTTGCCGCGTTTGAGGCGGTCCGTATTGCAGTGACGTATATGACGCCCGTCGTTCTGCTCACTGATGGTTATCTGGCCAATGCGTCTGAGCCGTGGCTGTTACCGAAAGTTTCTGACTTGCCGGAGATCAACATTCAGTTCCGGACCGACCCACAAGGGTTTTTTCCGTATCTGCGAGATGAGAACACGCTCGCTCGTCCCTGGGTACGGCCAGGAACTCCTGGGCTCGAACACCGTGTGGGCGGGTTGGAGAAGGATTATACGACCGGCAACATCAGTTATGCGCCAGCGAACCACGAACAAATGGTGCGAGTCCGCTTTCGCAAGGTGGCGAAGATCACCCAAGATATTCCACCGACCAAGGTTCATGGTCCTGAGCGAGGCAAACTGTTGGTGATTGGTTGGGGAAGCACCTACGGTTCGATCACTGCAGCGGTCGGCGAATCTCAGCAACAAGGCAAGTCTGTGTCGCATGTCCACTTACGGCACTTGAACCCACTTCCGGCGGACCTCGGCGAGGTCATGTCTCGTTTCGAAAAAGTCTTAGTGGTGGAGATGAACATGGGGCAACTGCTACGTGTGTTGCGTGCAGAGTACTTGATTGACGCAGTAGGGCTCAACAAAATTCAGGGACGCCCATTCAAAGTTTCCGAGATTATTACCCGGATCGACCGTATGTTGGAGGAATAG
- the hscA gene encoding Fe-S protein assembly chaperone HscA: MERIVGIDLGTTNSLIAFVDGETPRVIADPTSGDPLLPSVVAFLTNGQIEVGQEAKALLADQPLTTIQSVKRFMGLGMEHVNVEDRRRYRFADEGGVVRFALPGHPYTAPEVSAFILRALRDRAAVYLKEPINKVVITVPAYFNDSQRQATKDAGRLAGLEVVRLVNEPTAASLAYGLDKKEEGLIAVYDLGGGTFDISILRLHTGIFEVLSTNGDTRLGGDDIDQRIAERFLLVGLPEAVQHDPHVASSARRVAEQAKRALSDNDDTQLRLEVPEKKVSITRTLARKELEAAVDDIVARTLAPCRQALKDAGLEPREIDEVVMVGGSTRMPLVRRRVGEFFGRKPLTDLNPDEVVALGAAVQADTLAGRRKDMLLLDVVPLSLGIETMGGVMSRLIERNTTIPTSVKETYTTAVDDQTAVDIHVLQGERELVQDCRSLARFKVPIDPQPAGMPRIEVTFMIDANGILNVAALDMRTGRERSVEVKPSYGLTDEEIERLLEESIDFAEDDVTRRLIIEARTEADTLLHVTEKQLQQHAAFLQLGEEAKIRAVVAALKEAKEGEDYNRTRDLIEELGTTSAPFAQRIMDTSIGEALGGRELGRV, from the coding sequence GTGGAACGCATAGTTGGTATCGACCTTGGAACAACCAACAGTCTGATTGCTTTTGTAGATGGCGAGACACCACGTGTGATCGCTGATCCTACTAGCGGTGATCCATTGCTTCCCTCGGTCGTTGCATTTCTTACCAACGGCCAGATTGAGGTTGGACAGGAGGCCAAGGCGCTTCTTGCCGACCAGCCACTGACAACGATTCAATCGGTGAAACGCTTCATGGGATTAGGCATGGAGCATGTTAATGTGGAAGACCGTCGACGCTATCGTTTTGCTGATGAAGGTGGTGTTGTCCGCTTCGCGTTGCCAGGCCATCCCTATACTGCACCGGAAGTGTCTGCCTTTATCTTACGAGCCTTGCGAGATCGCGCAGCAGTGTACTTAAAAGAACCCATCAATAAAGTAGTGATTACTGTTCCTGCGTATTTTAACGACTCGCAACGACAAGCCACGAAGGATGCCGGTCGATTAGCAGGGCTAGAAGTGGTGCGCTTAGTCAATGAGCCCACTGCCGCATCGCTTGCCTACGGCCTTGATAAGAAGGAAGAGGGGCTTATTGCTGTCTATGATTTGGGTGGCGGCACCTTCGACATTTCGATCTTGCGATTGCACACCGGAATCTTTGAAGTCCTGTCGACCAATGGTGATACGCGACTGGGTGGGGATGATATCGACCAGCGGATCGCAGAACGGTTTCTTCTGGTAGGCCTTCCTGAAGCAGTACAGCATGATCCGCACGTTGCCAGTAGTGCCCGGCGTGTGGCCGAACAAGCAAAGCGAGCCCTCTCTGACAACGATGACACGCAACTGCGCTTAGAAGTGCCGGAGAAGAAGGTGTCGATTACGCGAACCCTCGCGCGCAAAGAGTTAGAAGCTGCGGTTGATGATATCGTTGCACGGACCTTAGCTCCGTGCCGACAAGCATTAAAAGACGCCGGCCTTGAACCACGCGAGATCGATGAAGTGGTGATGGTGGGTGGCTCGACGCGGATGCCGTTGGTGCGCCGGCGTGTTGGTGAGTTCTTTGGTCGCAAGCCACTGACTGACCTCAACCCTGACGAAGTTGTTGCGTTGGGGGCAGCAGTACAAGCCGATACACTTGCCGGACGTCGTAAAGACATGTTGCTGCTTGATGTGGTGCCGCTCTCGCTGGGTATTGAGACGATGGGCGGAGTAATGAGTCGCCTGATCGAACGCAATACGACGATTCCCACGAGTGTGAAAGAAACCTATACGACAGCAGTGGATGACCAGACCGCGGTCGATATACACGTTCTGCAAGGCGAGCGTGAATTGGTGCAGGATTGCCGCAGCCTCGCGCGCTTCAAAGTGCCGATCGATCCCCAACCAGCGGGAATGCCGCGTATCGAAGTGACGTTCATGATCGATGCGAATGGCATCCTCAATGTTGCCGCTTTAGATATGCGCACAGGGCGTGAGCGTTCAGTCGAGGTCAAACCTTCATATGGGTTGACTGATGAAGAAATTGAGCGGTTGCTCGAAGAGTCGATCGATTTTGCCGAAGACGATGTCACTCGCAGATTGATCATCGAAGCGCGCACGGAAGCAGATACCTTACTGCATGTGACAGAAAAGCAATTGCAGCAACACGCTGCGTTTCTTCAGCTTGGCGAAGAAGCGAAGATTCGCGCTGTCGTGGCGGCTCTCAAAGAAGCGAAAGAGGGCGAGGACTATAATCGCACTCGTGACCTGATTGAAGAATTAGGGACGACCTCAGCACCTTTTGCGCAGCGGATTATGGATACCTCGATTGGTGAAGCATTGGGAGGAAGAGAGTTGGGAAGGGTGTAG